A portion of the Symphalangus syndactylus isolate Jambi chromosome 13, NHGRI_mSymSyn1-v2.1_pri, whole genome shotgun sequence genome contains these proteins:
- the LSM4 gene encoding U6 snRNA-associated Sm-like protein LSm4 isoform X1, which yields MLPLSLLKTAQNHPMLVELKNGETYNGHLVSCDNWMNINLREVICTSRDGDKFWRMPECYIRGSTIKYLRIPDEIIDMVKEEVVAKGRGRGGLQQQKQQKGRGMGGAGRGGSPLSSGRTWGGKTTTRGIPPSWGWPSSLVPSQRCLGASRPSWAPLLVLGHEPRPRQRSPETWDSALLSLRLLAVLRAHQVTSPSLSFPS from the exons TTGGTGGAGCTGAAAAATGGGGAGACGTACAATGGACACCTGGTGAGCTGCGACAACTGGATGAACATTAACCTGCGAGAAGTCATCTGCACGTCCAGG GACGGGGACAAGTTCTGGCGGATGCCTGAGTGCTACATCCGCGGCAGCACCATCAAGTACCTGCGCATCCCCGACGAGATCATCGACATGGTCAAGGAGGAGGTGGTGGCCAAGGGCCGCGGCCGCGGGGGCctgcagcagcagaagcagcagaaaggccgcGGCATGGGTGGCGCCGGCCGAGGTGGGTCTCCCCTCTCTAGTGGACGTACCTGGGGCGGGAAGACAACCACACGCGGCATCCCTCCTTCTTGGGGTTGGCCTTCTTCGCTGGTGCCCTCGCAGCGCTGCCTCGGAGCCTCCCGACCCTCCTGGGCCCCCCTCCTGGTCCTTGGCCATGAGCCGAGGCCCAGGCAGAGGAGCCCCGAGACCTGGGACTCAGCCCTCCTCTCACTGCGCCTCCTGGCGGTCCTCAGGGCACATCAAGTCAcctccccaagcctcagtttcccctcttaG